GCCCAGGTCTTCGGCCTCAGCATCGATAAGCCGTCCGAAAGGCCCGCCGAGGCAGAAGGGTTTCAGAGCGCGTTTGAGGTCGGTCGACTGCAGCAGGACCGAGAGGCCGGTCAGTGTGCGCTCCTCGCGCGGGGCCGAGGCGAGCGAGCTCAAAGCCGACCAGAGATGGTCCCGCGCAGCAGGGTCGATCGTCGCGCCTTCGCGCCCGAGGATCCCCGTGAGCCAGTCCTGCGCCCAGGCGCGTTCCGACGTCTCATCGATCCCGGCGAGTGGCTGCAGCTGCACCGCTGGTGCCTCGTCGGCCAGTGCATCGCCGAGGTTCTCCCAATCTCCGCCCATGGCGTACGTGGCGCAGCGGATCGATCCGCCGAAATCGAAGGCGAAGACCTGCGCACTGGCATAGCGCCGGAACTGCAGCGCCATGAGGGCCAGCAGGACCGATTTGCCCGCCCCGGTCGGGCCGACGATCAAGTTATGGCCGACATCGCCCACATGTGTGGAGAAGCGAAACGGAGTCGTGCCGTCAGTTTCGGCGTGGAACAGTGGCGGGCCGTCCAGATGGTCGTTCCGATCCGGCCCCGCCCAGACTGCCGAGATCGGGATCATATGGGCGAGGTTCAACGTCGAGATGGGTGGCTGACGGACATTGGCGTAGAGATGGCCGGGCAGGGAGCCGAGCCAGGCCTCGAGCGCGTTCAATGTTTCTGGGATGCAGGTGAAATCCCGCCCCTGCACGATCTTCTCGGCGGCCTTGAGCTTGGCCTCGGCGGCTGCTGCGTCCTCGTCCCAAACGGTAATCGTGGCGGTGACGTAAGCCGCGCCCGCCACATCGGCGCCGAGTTCTTGCAGTGCCTCGTCGGCATCCGCCGCCTTGTTGGCCGCGTCACTGTCGAGCAGGGTCGAGGCTTCGTTGGTCATCACCTCCTTGAGGATCGCGGCCACGGACTTGCGCTTGGCGAACCATTGCCGGCGAATGCGGGTGAACACCCGGGCGGCATCCGTCTTGTCGATGCAGATCGCGCGGGTGCACCAGCGATACTCGAAACCTTGCGCGTTCAACTCGTCGAGCAGTCCGGGCCAGGTGGCGCTTGGCAGCCCGATGATGGTCAGCGTCTTGAGATGCGCGGCCCCGAGCCGGGGTGTCAGCCCACCCACCAACGGGTCATCGGCCAGAACCGCGTCGAGACACATCGGCACCTCTGGGACGCGGACGCGCTGGCGCCGGGTCGAAACGGTCGAATGCAGGTAGGTCAGGGTCTCGGCATCGGAAAGCCAGGCGATCTCCGGCATGAACCCGTCGAGCAGATCGATCAGCCGGTCTGAGCGTGCAACGAAGCCGCTAGTCATATCCTGAGGCTTGGTGCTGCGATCCGGTGCGTTTTCCAGCAACCAGCCTTCAGCGCGGCTCGCATCATCTGCAGGCGGCATCCAGACCAGCGTCAGGAAATACGCGCTCTCGAAATGCGCCCCCGCCTCCTCGAACTGCGCGCGCCGTTCGGCATCGAGAAGGGCCGAGACCGGATCGGGAAACTCGGAGGCGGGGTAGTCCTGCGCTGGGATCCGTTGCGCTTCCACGAAGACAGCCCAGCCGGAACCAAGCCGCCTCAGCGCGCTGTTGAGCCGTGCCGAGGTGGCGACCAGTTCGGCGGGCGTGGCGGAATCCAGATCAGGCCCCCGAAACCGCGCTGTGCGTTGCAGGCTGCCATCCTTGTTCAAGATAACGCCTGGCGCGATCAATGCAGCCCAGGGCAGAAAATCGGCCAGTAGGGCGGATTTGGAGCGGTATTCGGCGAGACGCATCACTGGCTCAGACCCCGAACCAAGACGGGTAACGGAGATGCCGCCGCGCCACTTCGGCGATCTGTGCGTCCCGCTTCGCGGCCCACACTGCGAGGAGGTGGCCCACCAACCAAGTTGCGAGGCCTACGAGCCAGAGCCGCAAGCCGAGCCCGATGGCGGCCGCTAGGGTGCCATTGGCAATGGCGATGGTGCGTGGCGCACCGGCCAGCAAAATCGGATCGATAAGGGCGCGGTGCACCGGCGCGAAATAGCCGGGAATGTCGGTGGGGTTCTCCATCAGATCAGCGCCCCGCCGCCGAAGGAGAAGAAGGACAGAAAGAAACTCGAGGCCGCGAAGGCGATGGACAGCCCGAAGACAATTTGCACCAGCCGCCGGAAACCGCCCGAACTGTCGCCGAAGGCCAGTGTCAGCCCCGTGACGATGATGATGATCACCGCGACGATCTTGGCGACCGGGCCTTCGATCGACTCGAGAATGGTTTGCAAGGGGGCTTCCCACGGCATGCCGGACCCGGCGGCGAGCGCCGGTTCGGGCAGGGCAAAAGCGATCAGGCCGAGCGCGGTTGCGCCAAGGGCTGTGCGAAATGATGGCAGAAGGGTCATGGATGGTTTCCTTACTTTTGTGTGAAAAGGGGGGTGAGGTCGTAATCGCCCGAAGCTGTCAGGCCGGTGACACGCGCCAACTCGGAGAGGCGACGCTCGGCGCCCCGTCCGGACAGAACGGCAATCAGGTCGATGGTTTCTGCGATCAGCGCGCGCGGGACGGTGACAACCGTTTCCTGGATCAGCTGTTCGAGCCGCCGCAGCGCGCCGATGGCGGACCCGGCGTGGATCGTGCCGATCCCGCCCGGATGGCCGGTGCCCCAGGCTTTCAGCAGGTCCAGCGCTTCGGGGCCGCGCACCTCACCGATGGGGATGCGATCAGGCCGCAGCCGCAGCGACGCGCGCACGAGATCGGACAAGGTCGCAACCCCGTCCTTGGTGCGGAGAGCCACGAGGTTGGGGGTCAAGCATTGCAGTTCGCGCGTGTCCTCGATCAGGACAACGCGGTCTGAGGTCTTGGCGACCTCCGCCAAAAGCGCGTTGGTCAGCGTTGTCTTGCCGGTCGAGGTCCCACCCGCGATGAGGATGTTGGCTCGGCTCGTGACACCGACGCGCAATTGGTTGGCGGCGTCTGCGGAGAGAATACCGCCGGAGACATAGTCCTCGAGGGTGAACACCGCGACGGCGGGCTTGCGAATGGCGAAGGTCGGTGCGGAAACCACTGGGGGCAGCAAACCCTCGAAGCGTTCGCCCGTGTCTGGCATTTCAGCCGAAACACGCGGGGCCGCGGGATGGACCTCAGCCCCGACATGATGGGCGACAAGTCGGATGATGCGTTCGCCATCGGCAGGGGAGAGAACTGCGCCACTATCAGCCAACCCATCAACCAACTGGTCGATCCAGAGCCGCCCGTCAGGGTTCAGCATCACCTCGACGACGCCCGCATCCTCGAGCCAGGCGGCGATGCCCGGCCCGAGTGCCGTGCGCAACATGCGTGCGCTGCGAGATGGGGTCTCGGTTTTGAAGTGTGTAACGGTCATGATTGGCCTCGCGATGGATCACGAGACCGATTAAGAAGACCGCTATTGGCCTACGGGCAACAGCTGTGAAGGCGTAGTAGGGGTGTGGCGCGTAAAGGCAGGGAAAAGACGAAACGCAGCCAATTCGCAATAAAGGTCGACGATCGCTTCACCGTCTGACGTTATCTGAAAGCCGCATCGGCCAGCCCAGATACACAGAGTTTAGGACACTCCCTGCTCAATGCATCTCTCATTTCAACGCTCCAACACCACATGCATCCGGAAACCCGAATGCTGATCCACTTGCATGGGGCGGAACGGCCAGAAATCGCGCAACACCTCAGCATGCGGGTGGCCGTAGCTATGGCGCGGATCAGAGCTAAAGACGCTTGTTGTGGGGGCAATCAGCGCGGCAAGCCCGTCATGCCAATTTGCTCGGGCGCCATGATGTGCGACTTGAAACACGCTCGTTCGTCTTGCCCGGCGCGCATCGAGATAACTCTCCAAACTGTCCCACTTCGCGGCACTTTTCAGGTTGCCATCGCCGGTTAACAGGATTGCACCTCTCGTTTCATGTTCCTTCCAACAGCCGCAAGCGCCGAAAAGTCGGTGATACAAGCATTCGCAATTGCAGATCCTCTGCCCCGTCCAAGGGCCAACTCCACCGCCATAAAGCATTAGACTGACATTGTTCATGGCCGCCCCACGACCGAAAGTCGTTCCATAGAGCGTCCGCAGGTCATCAAGAGCGCTTTGCAGTTC
This genomic interval from Paracoccaceae bacterium contains the following:
- the trbE gene encoding conjugal transfer protein TrbE, which translates into the protein MMRLAEYRSKSALLADFLPWAALIAPGVILNKDGSLQRTARFRGPDLDSATPAELVATSARLNSALRRLGSGWAVFVEAQRIPAQDYPASEFPDPVSALLDAERRAQFEEAGAHFESAYFLTLVWMPPADDASRAEGWLLENAPDRSTKPQDMTSGFVARSDRLIDLLDGFMPEIAWLSDAETLTYLHSTVSTRRQRVRVPEVPMCLDAVLADDPLVGGLTPRLGAAHLKTLTIIGLPSATWPGLLDELNAQGFEYRWCTRAICIDKTDAARVFTRIRRQWFAKRKSVAAILKEVMTNEASTLLDSDAANKAADADEALQELGADVAGAAYVTATITVWDEDAAAAEAKLKAAEKIVQGRDFTCIPETLNALEAWLGSLPGHLYANVRQPPISTLNLAHMIPISAVWAGPDRNDHLDGPPLFHAETDGTTPFRFSTHVGDVGHNLIVGPTGAGKSVLLALMALQFRRYASAQVFAFDFGGSIRCATYAMGGDWENLGDALADEAPAVQLQPLAGIDETSERAWAQDWLTGILGREGATIDPAARDHLWSALSSLASAPREERTLTGLSVLLQSTDLKRALKPFCLGGPFGRLIDAEAEDLGSADVLAFETEGLIGSPAAPAVLAYLFHRIEARLDGRPTMILIDEGWLALNDANFGGQLREWLKTLRKKNASVIFATQSLADIDGSLSAPAIVESCPTRIFLPNERAFEPQIARIYQNFGLNDRQIDILARATPKHDYYCQSRRGNRLFSLGLGEVALAFTAASSKADQAAISNLIATHGRDGFAAAWLRHRGLDWAIDLLGPDIAPTDPTPPHPDQKETEHDPQS
- a CDS encoding VirB3 family type IV secretion system protein, whose amino-acid sequence is MENPTDIPGYFAPVHRALIDPILLAGAPRTIAIANGTLAAAIGLGLRLWLVGLATWLVGHLLAVWAAKRDAQIAEVARRHLRYPSWFGV
- a CDS encoding TrbC/VirB2 family protein is translated as MTLLPSFRTALGATALGLIAFALPEPALAAGSGMPWEAPLQTILESIEGPVAKIVAVIIIIVTGLTLAFGDSSGGFRRLVQIVFGLSIAFAASSFFLSFFSFGGGALI
- the trbB gene encoding P-type conjugative transfer ATPase TrbB, producing MTVTHFKTETPSRSARMLRTALGPGIAAWLEDAGVVEVMLNPDGRLWIDQLVDGLADSGAVLSPADGERIIRLVAHHVGAEVHPAAPRVSAEMPDTGERFEGLLPPVVSAPTFAIRKPAVAVFTLEDYVSGGILSADAANQLRVGVTSRANILIAGGTSTGKTTLTNALLAEVAKTSDRVVLIEDTRELQCLTPNLVALRTKDGVATLSDLVRASLRLRPDRIPIGEVRGPEALDLLKAWGTGHPGGIGTIHAGSAIGALRRLEQLIQETVVTVPRALIAETIDLIAVLSGRGAERRLSELARVTGLTASGDYDLTPLFTQK